The following proteins are co-located in the Deltaproteobacteria bacterium HGW-Deltaproteobacteria-2 genome:
- a CDS encoding phosphopantetheine-binding protein, which produces MPVSHDIKGIIRHVAEIIIDELKLEDVTADTFNPDMDLVDELGIDSMDLATIALVLQDEYRITIDEDDYPKLKTIRLISEYIEEKLATKN; this is translated from the coding sequence ATGCCTGTAAGTCACGATATCAAAGGCATTATACGGCACGTGGCCGAAATCATTATTGATGAGCTTAAACTGGAAGATGTTACCGCGGATACATTTAATCCGGATATGGATCTGGTGGATGAACTGGGCATTGACAGCATGGATCTGGCAACTATCGCTTTGGTCTTGCAGGATGAGTACAGGATTACAATAGACGAAGATGATTATCCCAAATTAAAAACCATCCGCCTGATTTCCGAATATATTGAAGAAAAACTTGCCACAAAAAATTAG
- a CDS encoding polysaccharide deacetylase family protein, whose translation MKKKLSSLSPAQITGIVFLFVAAAAFFVDSLLAIIIALLYILLCVVASFCYRSSFYLPVISRGNTGQNLVALTFDDGPAEPTTKQILELLDKYSVKATFFVSGVNALKHPELITEIINRGHTIGNHSFHHNPFLMLGRYNYLYQEVSRAQEVLKDMGVNAPAFRPPVGIISPKLPSVLNKLGMFCVTFNCRAYDAGNRCVNNLSLRILKKVKADDIILLHDANPRGKEDSAVLISEIEKILRGLIVKDLKGVPLSALIGREIN comes from the coding sequence ATGAAAAAGAAGTTGTCATCCTTAAGTCCAGCCCAAATCACCGGAATAGTTTTTTTATTTGTCGCCGCGGCGGCTTTCTTTGTTGATTCACTGCTCGCCATAATAATCGCACTTTTATATATCTTGCTTTGTGTCGTCGCATCTTTTTGTTACCGGAGTAGTTTCTACCTTCCTGTAATCAGCCGCGGTAATACGGGCCAGAATCTGGTTGCTCTGACTTTTGATGATGGCCCTGCCGAACCGACAACAAAACAAATACTGGAGTTGCTTGATAAATATTCAGTTAAGGCAACTTTTTTTGTTTCCGGCGTCAATGCTCTGAAACATCCTGAACTAATTACTGAAATAATTAATCGCGGACACACTATAGGCAATCATTCTTTTCATCACAATCCTTTTTTGATGCTGGGAAGGTATAATTATCTTTATCAGGAGGTATCACGGGCGCAGGAAGTTCTTAAAGATATGGGTGTGAACGCTCCGGCCTTCCGCCCGCCGGTGGGAATAATCAGCCCCAAACTTCCTTCAGTTCTTAATAAACTGGGGATGTTTTGTGTAACTTTCAATTGCCGCGCTTACGATGCCGGTAATCGCTGCGTTAATAATCTTAGCTTGAGAATTCTTAAAAAGGTTAAGGCCGACGATATTATTTTACTGCACGATGCAAATCCGCGCGGTAAAGAAGACAGTGCTGTTCTAATTTCCGAGATTGAAAAGATATTGCGGGGTCTTATTGTTAAAGATTTAAAAGGTGTTCCTCTTTCCGCCTTAATCGGCAGAGAAATTAACTAG
- a CDS encoding B12-binding domain-containing radical SAM protein has protein sequence MKVLLISANTLRIPYPVYPLGLDYVAGSLDSRYQTKIVDLNDFSSPEGLEAMIREFSPDFAGVSIRNIDNTDVLNCRSFLPEYQNLVSQIRTNSKAKIILGGSGFTIFPVEFMQALDADYGIVGEGERLSQLLDALENKANVEEIPGVLTKEKTDIVYEPYSGTINRHFDPASHHTSFYLSYGGMLNLQTKRGCPFHCSYCTYPHIEGGRMRFYEPREIARNARELQDAGAKYIFITDSAFNASYDHSSQVAKAFIEAGVSIPWGGFFVPNVPPADYFKRMADAGLTHVEFGTESLSDTVLVNLHKPFTSGEVFTAHQSALDAGLHIAHYFLLGGPGENKQTLQETLTGIDKLEKAVFFFFCGVRIYPHTALYEVALREEQIAAGTNILPPVFYRSSGITAPEIMKMVEDKANGRLNWLIGAGEAKATRILPKLYRRGFTGPLWEYLIQ, from the coding sequence ATGAAAGTACTGCTAATTTCGGCAAATACTCTGAGAATTCCGTATCCGGTATATCCGCTGGGACTGGATTATGTGGCCGGTTCTCTCGATTCCCGTTACCAGACTAAAATTGTTGATTTAAATGATTTTTCCAGTCCGGAAGGTCTGGAAGCGATGATCAGAGAATTTTCGCCCGATTTTGCCGGAGTATCAATCAGAAATATTGATAATACCGATGTGCTAAACTGCCGGAGCTTTTTACCGGAATATCAGAATTTAGTGAGTCAGATAAGAACGAATTCCAAGGCAAAAATAATTCTAGGCGGCAGCGGTTTTACAATTTTCCCTGTTGAGTTCATGCAGGCGCTTGATGCCGATTATGGCATTGTCGGCGAAGGCGAAAGACTCTCGCAGCTTCTGGATGCTTTGGAGAATAAGGCGAATGTCGAAGAAATACCGGGAGTTTTGACAAAAGAAAAAACGGATATCGTTTATGAGCCATATAGCGGCACGATTAACAGACATTTCGATCCTGCCAGTCATCATACAAGTTTTTATCTTTCTTATGGTGGCATGCTTAACCTGCAAACTAAGAGAGGTTGTCCGTTTCACTGCAGTTACTGTACTTACCCTCATATCGAGGGTGGCCGGATGCGCTTTTATGAGCCGCGTGAAATAGCCCGCAATGCCCGCGAACTTCAGGATGCCGGCGCCAAATATATTTTTATAACCGATTCCGCTTTCAACGCCAGTTATGATCACAGCTCTCAGGTTGCCAAGGCTTTCATTGAAGCGGGAGTGTCCATTCCGTGGGGAGGCTTTTTTGTTCCCAACGTTCCTCCGGCTGATTATTTCAAACGCATGGCTGATGCCGGATTAACGCATGTGGAATTCGGTACGGAATCTTTATCGGATACGGTACTGGTCAATTTGCACAAACCTTTTACTTCCGGTGAAGTTTTTACTGCGCATCAGTCGGCGCTTGATGCAGGATTACACATTGCCCATTATTTTTTGCTGGGCGGTCCCGGTGAAAATAAACAGACTCTGCAAGAAACATTGACGGGAATCGATAAACTAGAAAAAGCGGTTTTTTTCTTTTTCTGTGGCGTCCGCATTTATCCGCACACCGCTTTGTATGAGGTTGCTCTGCGTGAAGAGCAGATTGCTGCTGGTACAAATATCCTGCCGCCTGTATTTTATCGCTCTTCGGGAATAACCGCCCCGGAAATTATGAAGATGGTGGAGGATAAGGCCAACGGCCGTCTGAACTGGCTTATCGGTGCAGGCGAAGCGAAAGCGACGCGCATTTTGCCGAAACTCTACAGACGAGGATTTACAGGGCCGCTGTGGGAATACCTTATCCAATAA
- a CDS encoding acyl carrier protein — MSQIEIMISELKVKIIETLGLIDVGPEDIKDDERLVGGDLGIDSIDVLELVMMIEKDYGVKIENKELGVKVFASVRALATHISQNQKTKG; from the coding sequence ATGAGTCAGATTGAAATAATGATAAGTGAACTTAAGGTTAAAATCATTGAGACGCTGGGGTTAATTGATGTTGGGCCTGAAGACATAAAAGACGATGAAAGGCTCGTGGGCGGCGATCTGGGGATTGATTCCATTGATGTGTTGGAACTGGTGATGATGATTGAGAAAGACTATGGCGTTAAAATAGAAAACAAAGAACTGGGCGTAAAGGTTTTCGCTTCCGTGCGCGCTCTGGCTACTCACATTTCCCAGAATCAAAAGACTAAAGGTTAG
- a CDS encoding bifunctional 3-hydroxydecanoyl-ACP dehydratase/trans-2-decenoyl-ACP isomerase has translation MKYQEFLKRDHFDFEELLAFSYGRLITDPPEHFDAKLPAPPFLMVDRILLIESDGKQGKIIAEQDIRLDAWYFQCHFSGDPVQPGCLGVDAIWQLLGFFCVWKGSLGTGRALGCGEVAFNGQIRPFNKCVRFEVDVRRYSLLKESGASIVIGDGRIYIDNELIATVGQARTGVFKNIAYKDYPLRSKHSVGGIMER, from the coding sequence ATGAAATATCAGGAATTTTTAAAGCGCGATCATTTTGACTTCGAAGAACTTCTTGCTTTTTCTTATGGCCGGCTGATAACGGATCCTCCGGAACATTTTGACGCGAAGCTTCCGGCTCCTCCCTTTCTTATGGTTGATCGCATATTATTGATAGAAAGCGACGGTAAGCAGGGAAAAATAATAGCCGAACAGGACATCCGTTTGGATGCATGGTATTTTCAGTGCCATTTTTCAGGCGATCCGGTACAGCCCGGATGCCTGGGAGTGGACGCTATCTGGCAATTACTTGGTTTCTTTTGCGTTTGGAAGGGTTCGCTGGGTACGGGTAGAGCGCTGGGGTGTGGCGAGGTAGCTTTCAACGGTCAAATTCGCCCTTTTAACAAATGTGTTCGTTTTGAAGTTGATGTGCGGCGTTATTCTCTTTTGAAGGAATCGGGTGCGAGCATAGTAATCGGCGACGGGCGTATTTACATAGATAATGAGTTGATTGCGACTGTTGGACAAGCGCGTACGGGAGTATTTAAGAATATAGCTTATAAAGATTATCCGCTTCGTTCAAAACATTCTGTCGGCGGGATCATGGAAAGGTAA
- a CDS encoding High molecular weight rubredoxin — protein MNRAALHKISYGLYIVTSGQEGKFNGQIANSMFQVTSNPATVAISINKENYTHELIKLSRKFAVSILSEAAPMTFIGLFGFKSGRDVNKLQNVKTKTGTTKVPIVMENTVSYIEVEVEKEMDCGTHTIFVGNIVDCDVVSDAEPMTYAYYQKVKGGKSPKTAPTYVKDEPAAAVQPSSSYVCSVCGYVYDPAKGDPDNGIAPGTKFEDLPDSWTCPVCGADKSKFEKE, from the coding sequence ATGAACAGAGCCGCCCTTCATAAAATCAGTTACGGTTTATATATCGTCACCTCCGGCCAGGAAGGTAAGTTTAACGGCCAGATTGCCAATTCCATGTTTCAGGTCACATCCAATCCGGCAACAGTGGCCATAAGCATAAACAAAGAAAACTATACTCACGAACTGATAAAACTCAGCCGCAAATTTGCCGTTTCAATTTTGTCCGAAGCTGCGCCAATGACTTTCATTGGTCTTTTCGGCTTCAAAAGCGGGCGCGATGTTAATAAATTGCAAAACGTAAAAACAAAAACAGGAACGACAAAAGTTCCTATCGTTATGGAAAATACAGTTTCCTATATTGAAGTGGAAGTGGAGAAAGAAATGGATTGCGGCACGCATACAATATTTGTCGGTAATATCGTTGATTGCGACGTGGTAAGCGATGCCGAACCAATGACTTACGCTTATTACCAAAAGGTCAAAGGAGGGAAATCACCGAAAACCGCCCCGACCTACGTGAAGGACGAACCGGCGGCCGCTGTGCAGCCTTCTTCCAGTTATGTCTGCAGCGTCTGCGGTTATGTTTATGATCCAGCTAAAGGTGATCCTGATAACGGAATTGCTCCCGGAACAAAATTTGAAGATTTACCGGATTCATGGACATGCCCTGTCTGCGGCGCGGATAAATCAAAATTTGAAAAAGAATAA